The Garra rufa chromosome 18, GarRuf1.0, whole genome shotgun sequence genome window below encodes:
- the LOC141291665 gene encoding uncharacterized protein, translated as MAGRLWTPEAEETLIELWQESACLYDISSADYHNREEKDKRWKEVADALQMPAEAVATRVASLRTQYARLRKPKPKGCDGKPLTMRQRWLLRALDFLKPHIVHRRNENTLGLPSSDKVEDDESDELMQETDKEVDSFDSISVCLSPMPGTPDTGIPEETASYSLSPRSTSGKRRRTSESDIELQKLEVLKQMSAKVLENPTPDAASVFASQVAMEYRLLNDPTVQMRVRRQIMALLYEAQDSERRSRQSKRHEQRELKREEDVTWINTNI; from the exons ATGGCTGGAAGACTGTGGACCCCCGAAGCGGAGGAGACTCTGATCGAGCTCTGGCAGGAGTCTGCATGTCTGTACGACATTTCTTCCGCCGATTACCACAACCGGGAGGAGAAGGACAAACGATGGAAGGAGGTCGCCGATGCTCTTCAGATGCCTG CTGAGGCGGTGGCAACCAGGGTTGCATCTCTAAGGACTCAATATGCCAGACTGAGGAAACCAAAACCAAAAGGGTGTGATGGTAAGCCCCTCACAATGAGGCAGCGGTGGCTCCTGAGGGCCCTCGACTTCCTGAAGCCACACATTGTTCATCGGAGAAACGAGAATACT ctgGGTTTGCCGTCTTCTGATAAAGTGGAGGACGACGAGTCAGATGAGCTGATGCAGGAGACTGACAAAGAAGTCGACAGTTTTGACTCCATCAGCGTGTGTCTCTCCCCGATGCCCGGCACTCCCGACACGGGCATCCCAGAGGAAACCGCCTCGTACTCACTGTCGCCCCGGAGCACGTCCGGCAAACGCAGACGCACCTCAGAATCGGACATCGAGCTGCAGAAGCTAGAGGTGTTAAAACAGATGTCCGCTAAAGTCCTGGAGAACCCCACTCCAGATGCCGCTTCCGTCTTCGCCAGCCAGGTGGCGATGGAGTACCGGCTGCTGAACGACCCGACCGTCCAGATGCGCGTCCGCCGGCAGATCATGGCTCTGCTTTACGAGGCACAGGATTCAGAAAGACGCTCCCGACAGTCCAAGAGACACGAACAGAGAGAACTCAAAAGAGAGGAGGACGTTACTTGGATTAACACTAATATATAA